A region of the Salvia splendens isolate huo1 chromosome 11, SspV2, whole genome shotgun sequence genome:
AGGTTTCCGGCTCTTCCTGGCCAGGATTCCCATTCCAATCAGCAGAACATGATCCCGGTTCGTCAAGCACTGATTTTGATGACGTGAACTGACCTTTCTTACGCTGCATCCTGGAAGATGGCATATGCATGAGATAAATAtgacatttgatatataatACGGAGTATATGAATAGTTGGTTGAGTTAGCCCAATCTACAAAACATGCAAATAAATCTCTTCCAGGCACATCCGTATGCCATTTCAGACAATAATTCCTAAGTACTCCGTACTTAATAAGAAGTAGAATTTAAAAATTCAGTCCGCTAAACAAGGTATTAAGATAAAAAAGCAGCAACAAATCGAACAGAACCTTCATTTGTTTGCGAAACCATTATCTACAGCCATATAACGCAACAATGTGCTAAAAAAAGCAAGTTATTTTGCTTTTCGATTTGATTTACAGTAATAAAGAGAAAGCAGGTACAAAATATATCTACTTGTAGCAGTTAGAGTAAGGAACTGCAATTAGAAAACTTCACAGAATATTTGAGAATGGTTCCACGAAACTTATACTGCACATAATCATAAAAAAGATTCAACCAGAAACATGGTCCAACAAAAACAGTCTGACACTTATTGAACAATCTCAAACTCATTACAACCTGAGGGCAACTTCTTTGCGAACTGTATAACGGATCTTCTTTTCAAAACACCGCTCTTTCCTCTTCTCTCTAAACCGGTTCAAAGAGGCAGCCCTCTGAGGCTGACTCGACCTTGCTGGATAATCACCCACGTTCTGTTTAAAGTACATGCCAAGGAGTAAACAAACGATAAATCAGTTACCAAGTTGAGAAATCTGAGTTCTTGAAAGTCACATCAATCATACTCTATGGTTCTGAGGTGTCATCCCCGGAGTAGGAATACCAGTCGGCACTTCGTACCCACCCAACAATAACAAAACTGCCTGAACCTGAAACATCAATAAACAAACAATTACAATCCTTGCATACAACATCACAAGGATTGGGAATACCAGTCGGCACTTCGTACCCACGCCATTCACAATCACAATCTCCACTAACTTCAAATTTACACAACCCACTGCAATCCTGAATTGGGAAAATCAAGGAAAGAAGGCCAACGCAATCAAGGGCTAAACTGAATTCAAATCCTAAACACAAAATCCCCTACATTGAACACACGAAAAAGGGGGCAATTAACCAAAAAAGGGGGATAAACACCTTTTCAGGGGAAACAGAGTCGAAAACATAAACTTCGCCCTGGAAGGAAAGGGTGAGCTGGTCGGCGGGGGTTCCTCCGTCAAATCGGGGGCATAGAGAGCGGTGTCGAGGGCGTGCGGCGTCGTACCTGATCTCAGAAGAAGGATGCTGGTTGGTGTTGTCGATGTCGTCGGCGTCGTTGTCGTTATCGTCGTCGAGGTGAGGCGTGGGGTGGTCGTTGGCGGCGTCATTCATGGCGGAGGGGTGAGGCGTTCCGTACATGGGAGCTTCCAAGATTTGGCTGCCTCCTCCTTCCTCAGTCAACTCTTGTATTTACGaacaccatttttttatttaatcgaAGAATGTCgttgataattaattaatttttattctaattaacaAATTTGGAGATTTTGTGGGATTTGCCGTCTGTAGGGCCCACAGTCGTATGGTATGCGG
Encoded here:
- the LOC121756501 gene encoding GATA transcription factor 24-like, whose protein sequence is MYGTPHPSAMNDAANDHPTPHLDDDNDNDADDIDNTNQHPSSEIRYDAARPRHRSLCPRFDGGTPADQLTLSFQGEVYVFDSVSPEKVQAVLLLLGGYEVPTGIPTPGMTPQNHRNVGDYPARSSQPQRAASLNRFREKRKERCFEKKIRYTVRKEVALRMQRKKGQFTSSKSVLDEPGSCSADWNGNPGQEEPETSCTHCGISSKATPMMRRGPDGPRTFCNACGFKWASKGVLRDLTKVLIIMQQHPMKLDGETNGETPGITPSNMITSSCGGDN